From the genome of Nicotiana sylvestris chromosome 2, ASM39365v2, whole genome shotgun sequence, one region includes:
- the LOC104238469 gene encoding xyloglucan galactosyltransferase XLT2-like, which yields MLPPYPDESQEADETLRKPPKANNNDFLKNALSNFQYQISTHPRFWLFTFFLFFQLVVLIFTRNSPFPFSTHSPPHHFPSETALFADIQRPPHHDPNVIYPFGDPQCEYGRVYVYNLPSKFNKDLALTTCDDLDPWKWQCGLVTNDGYGKRLTDLAGILPGNLSAAWYRTNQFSSEVIFHYRLLNYRCRTNDPDSATAFYIPFYAGQAVGKYLWTDEIENRDLLSNKVLKWVQRQKYWKRYNGSDHFLTLGRITWDFRRLGDPEKLWGSTFLNRPQMQNVSRFTIERAPWDANDISVPYPTGFHPHSEKELREWQNFVLSYNRTSLFTFIGAARGDINSDFRSRLMSYCRNESDSCRVVDCAVTQCSNGSSEIQKALLSSDFCLQPKGDSLTRRSVFDCMVTGSVPVFFWRRTAYTQYQWFLPEEPGSYSVFIDPEAVRNGTASIKEILKSYSKDQVRKMREKVVETIPRIVYARPSGGLGSVKDAFEIAVEGVLKRVKDENEWKEYVDMGS from the coding sequence ATGCTTCCTCCTTACCCAGACGAGTCCCAAGAAGCCGATGAAACCCTACGCAAACCTCCCAAAGCCAATAACAACGACTTTCTCAAGAATGCACTGAGCAATTTCCAGTACCAGATTTCTACACACCCACGTTTCTGGCTTTTcaccttcttcctcttcttccaaCTCGTTGTTCTCATTTTCACCCGCAATTCCCCCTTCCCTTTTTCAACCCACTCCCCACCCCACCACTTCCCTTCAGAAACTGCATTATTTGCCGACATACAGAGACCCCCCCATCATGATCCAAATGTTATTTATCCATTCGGAGATCCCCAATGCGAGTATGGTCGTGTTTATGTTTATAATCTCCCTTCCAAATTCAACAAAGACTTAGCTTTAACTACCTGCGACGATCTAGACCCATGGAAGTGGCAGTGTGGACTTGTCACCAATGACGGATACGGAAAAAGATTAACGGACCTCGCCGGAATCTTGCCGGGAAATCTCTCCGCAGCGTGGTATCGGACAAATCAGTTCTCATCGGAGGTAATATTTCATTACCGGCTTTTAAACTACAGATGTAGAACAAACGACCCGGATTCTGCTACTGCTTTCTACATTCCGTTTTACGCCGGACAGGCAGTAGGGAAATACCTATGGACGGATGAAATTGAAAACCGTGATTTGCTTAGCAATAAAGTATTGAAATGGGTCCAGAGGCAAAAGTACTGGAAAAGATATAACGGGTCGGACCATTTCCTGACTCTGGGTCGGATAACGTGGGATTTCCGGCGATTAGGTGACCCGGAGAAACTGTGGGGTTCCACTTTTCTCAATCGGCCACAGATGCAGAACGTTTCGCGTTTCACCATCGAGAGGGCTCCGTGGGATGCAAATGATATCAGTGTACCTTACCCTACTGGATTCCACCCTCACTCCGAGAAAGAACTCAGGGAATGGCAGAACTTTGTGCTTTCCTATAACCGCACGAGTCTTTTCACGTTCATTGGCGCGGCGCGTGGGGATATCAACAGTGATTTCAGATCGAGGTTAATGAGTTACTGCAGAAACGAGTCGGACTCGTGCCGAGTCGTGGATTGTGCCGTGACTCAGTGCTCTAACGGTTCGTCAGAAATccaaaaagcacttttgagctCCGATTTTTGCTTACAGCCGAAAGGGGACAGCTTGACTCGGCGGTCGGTTTTCGATTGCATGGTGACCGGTTCAGTGCCGGTTTTTTTCTGGCGACGAACGGCTTACACGCAGTACCAGTGGTTTTTACCGGAGGAACCGGGGAGTTATTCGGTTTTCATAGACCCGGAAGCAGTGAGAAATGGAACGGCGTCCATTAAGGAAATATTGAAAAGTTACAGTAAAGATCAAGTAAGGAAAATGAGGGAGAAAGTAGTAGAAACAATTCCAAGAATAGTGTATGCAAGGCCAAGTGGAGGTCTTGGGAGTGTAAAGGATGCATTTGAAATTGCAGTTGAAGGAGTATTGAAGAGAGTCAAGGATGAAAATGAATGGAAGGAATACGTTGATATGGGCAGTTGA
- the LOC104238470 gene encoding LOW QUALITY PROTEIN: cytochrome P450 81Q32-like (The sequence of the model RefSeq protein was modified relative to this genomic sequence to represent the inferred CDS: inserted 1 base in 1 codon) gives FVDSETLLYTSLSIFFLLVALKLVSSSRRQHINLPPTPALKLPIIGHLYLLKPPLYRTLANLSTKYGPVFSLHFGTCLVVVVSSSSAAEECFTKNDIVLANRPRLMIGKYIGYNYTTVVGSPHWRTLPRLCALEIFSTNRLNNFQPIRQHEVKLLVHRVFQNSGGSFGTPVELKSKLFQMSYNIIMRMVAGKRYYGEEVDNEEANNFRELVEEVISYGGASNPADFMPAVFRCFFRSMEKNLARLGSKMDALLQGLIDEHRRDNSRNTMIDHLLFLQESEPEYYSDQIIKGIISVMLNXGTETSSVTIEWAMSLLLNHPEVLEKAKAEIDDHVGKDRLVDEADLPKLKYLQSIISETLRLYPAAPMLVPHESSDDCTVAGFHIPRGTMLLVNAWAIHRDPLLWEDPESFKPKRFEGVQAESWKLLPFGMGRRACPGSGLAQCVVGLALATLVQCFEWKRVSEEVVDLTEGKGLTMPKPEPLMARCEARDIFHKVLSEIS, from the exons TTTGTTGACTCAGAAACTTTGTTGTATACTTCACTCTCTATTTTCTTTCTACTTGTAGCTCTGAAACTTGTTTCCTCAAGTCGAAGACAACATATTAATCTCCCACCAACCCCAGCACTTAAACTTCCTATTATAGGCCATCTCTATCTCTTAAAACCACCTCTATATCGCACTCTTGCTAATCTCTCAACTAAATATGGCCCTGTTTTCTCTCTTCATTTTGGTACCTGTCTTGTTGTGGTAGTGTCCTCCTCGTCTGCTGCTGAAGAATGCTTCACCAAAAACGATATTGTTTTGGCCAATCGCCCTCGTTTAATGATAGGCAAATACATAGGCTATAATTATACTACTGTTGTTGGTTCACCTCACTGGCGCACCCTCCCCCGCCTCTGCGCACTTGAAATTTTCTCCACCAACCGTCTCAACAATTTTCAGCCCATTAGACAACATGAAGTCAAGCTTCTTGTTCATAGAGTGTTTCAAAACTCGGGTGGGAGTTTTGGGACCCCTGTTGAACTCAAGTCCAAGTTATTTCAGATGTCGTACAATATTATCATGAGAATGGTAGCTGGAAAGAGATATTATGGTGAAGAGGTAGATAACGAGGAGGCAAACAATTTTCGGGAGCTTGTAGAAGAGGTTATTTCATATGGGGGTGCATCAAACCCCGCGGATTTCATGCCTGCAGTATTTCGTTGCTTTTTCAGGAGTATGGAGAAGAATTTGGCCAGGCTTGGTAGCAAAATGGACGCGCTCTTGCAAGGTTTGATTGATGAACACCGTCGTGATAATAGCAGAAATACCATGATTGATCATTTGCTTTTTCTGCAAGAATCAGAACCAGAATATTACTCTGATCAAATCATCAAAGGAATAATATCG GTCATGCTGA GCGGGACTGAAACATCATCTGTAACAATAGAATGGGCAATGTCTCTTCTACTCAATCATCCAGAGGTGTTGGAAAAGGCCAAAGCTGAAATAGACGACCATGTGGGTAAAGATCGTTTAGTGGATGAAGCAGATTTACCCAAGctgaaataccttcaaagtatTATTTCAGAGACACTTCGATTGTACCCTGCAGCACCAATGCTAGTGCCTCATGAATCATCTGATGATTGCACGGTCGCTGGCTTCCACATTCCTCGTGGCACGATGCTATTGGTGAATGCTTGGGCCATCCACAGGGACCCCTTACTTTGGGAGGACCCAGAGAGCTTCAAGCCAAAAAGGTTTGAAGGTGTGCAAGCGGAATCATGGAAGCTATTGCCATTTGGAATGGGAAGGAGAGCGTGCCCAGGTTCTGGACTTGCTCAATGTGTGGTTGGTTTAGCTTTAGCAACTCTAGTGCAGTGTTTTGAGTGGAAAAGGGTAAGCGAAGAGGTGGTTGATTTGACGGAAGGAAAAGGTCTCACTATGCCAAAACCCGAGCCACTCATGGCTAGGTGCGAAGCTCGTGACATTTTTCACAAAGTTCTTTCAGAAATATCTTAA